One window of the Camelina sativa cultivar DH55 chromosome 1, Cs, whole genome shotgun sequence genome contains the following:
- the LOC104789289 gene encoding putative F-box protein At3g23950, which produces MNIPEVAFVVLVRLPLKSIARFRSVCKEWKDLIDSDFFRDQFISRNSSSSISWSIIQMQPYKLTLEIMGHHGCKTWGLARSLGSFMSFFVETAIKKLLVLACTDGLVLLYAEATDGTPMYYVGNPLFQEWFPVPFPPFLSLEDLERLRLHERFRDTGLVTKMQSGIVVSYKVVLLMTHGRTKVDFAIYSSDTAKWENRNVTCPKYHWLFRFSHRKSIALNGMLHWFSNISVCFMAYDFYEGNVDDGCHIISFPDRGKDDEIRRFRRSFTTSEGSIVYFNEFRENENRTLRVWRLVKYTDGPEEAWQLLWEVSLVSMIDLLGIDYFPVVMHPLNSEIIYLWSRNKKGMVLFNLRTLVLSLHKENEDDGKCRDGCLLSFNRCSEFMENICGYFFPWSNYAGFNNLIFSQYVLPRWLHRLPRPPPT; this is translated from the coding sequence atGAATATTCCTGAAGTGGCGTTTGTTGTCTTGGTGCGACTTCCTTTGAAAAGCATTGCAAGATTCAGATCAGTGTGCAAAGAATGGAAAGATTTGATCGATTCAGACTTCTTCAGAGATCAATTCATCTCTCgcaactcatcttcttcaatctcgtGGTCAATCATTCAGATGCAACCTTACAAACTGACACTTGAAATCATGGGTCATCATGGATGCAAAACATGGGGACTTGCTCGTTCTCTGGGATCTTTCATGAGTTTCTTTGTCGAGACAGCAATCAAGAAGCTACTAGTCTTGGCTTGCACCGATGGATTGGTCTTGCTTTACGCAGAAGCTACCGATGGAACTCCTATGTATTACGTTGGAAACCCTTTGTTTCAAGAGTGGTTTCCAGTCCCTTTCCCTCCTTTCCTCTCTTTGGAAGATCTTGAGAGATTACGGCTGCATGAGCGTTTCCGCGACACTGGATTGGTTACCAAGATGCAGAGTGGTATCGTTGTGAGTTACAAGGTTGTGTTGTTGATGACTCACGGTCGTACTAAAGTCGATTTTGCGATCTACTCATCTGATACAGCGAAATGGGAAAATCGAAATGTGACTTGTCCTAAGTATCATTGGTTGTTTAGATTTAGTCACCGCAAGTCCATTGCTTTGAATGGGATGCTTCACTGGTTTTCAAATATCAGCGTTTGTTTTATGGCCTATGATTTCTATGAAGGTAACGTTGATGATGGGTGTCATATCATATCTTTCCCTGATAGAGGAAAAGATGATGAGATACGGCGTTTTAGGAGAAGCTTTACAACCTCGGAAGGGTCGATTGTGTATTTCAACGAGTTTCGTGAAAATGAAAACCGCACGTTACGGGTTTGGAGGCTGGTCAAGTACACTGATGGCCCTGAGGAGGCGTGGCAGCTCTTATGGGAAGTCAGCTTGGTTTCAATGATCGACTTGTTAGGTATCGATTATTTCCCGGTGGTGATGCATCCTTTGAACTCTGAGATCATCTACTTGTGGAGCAGGAACAAGAAAGGTATGGTCTTGTTTAACTTGAGGACACTAGTGTTGAGTCTTCACAAGGAAAACGAAGACGATGGCAAGTGTAGGGATGGTTGCCTATTAAGTTTTAACAGATGTAGCGAGTTTATGGAGAACATCTGTGGCTACTTTTTCCCATGGTCTAATTACGCTGGTTTTAACAATCTCATCTTTTCACAGTATGTTCTCCCTCGTTGGTTGCACCGGCTCCCTCGTCCTCCACCTACTTAG
- the LOC104707417 gene encoding putative F-box protein At3g23950, with protein MWFIAQDDAKVDFAIYSCDTYKDMGTYNFYGCHEDVCHIIYFPASGKDYEVPRFRRTITTSEGSIVYFNEYCGNGNRTLRIWRLVKYTEIGPKAWQLFWEVKLVSLTKLGISYFSVVMHPLNCEIIYLWSRNKKGMLLFNLRTKVFSLHKETDDARKCMDGCILSFNSCREYMENVSNYFLPSFQGGSNHLLASQFVLPRWLHYLPRPKPS; from the exons ATGTGGTTCATCGCTCAGGATGATGCTAAAGTCGATTTTGCGATTTACTCATGTGATACATACAAGGATATGGGAA CTTACAATTTCTATGGATGTCATGAAGATGTGTGTCACATCATATATTTCCCTGCCAGTGGAAAAGATTATGAGGTACCGCGTTTTCGGAGAACCATCACGACCTCGGAAGGGTCTATTGTTTACTTCAACGAGTATTGTGGTAATGGAAACCGCACATTACGGATTTGGAGGCTGGTCAAGTACACTGAAATTGGTCCTAAGGCGTGGCAGCTCTTTTGGGAAGTCAAGTTGGTGTCTTTGACCAAGCTAGGTATCAGTTATTTCTCGGTGGTGATGCATCCTTTAAACTGTGAGATCATATACTTGTGGAGCAGAAACAAGAAAGGTATGTTGTTGTTTAACTTGAGGACTAAAGTGTTTAGTCTACACAAGGAAACTGACGACGCTCGTAAGTGTATGGATGGTTGCATATTGAGTTTTAACAGTTGCAGGGAGTATATGGAGAACGTTTCTAATTACTTTCTCCCTTCGTTTCAAGGTGGTTCTAACCATCTCCTTGCTTCACAGTTTGTTCTCCCTCGTTGGCTGCACTATCTCCCCCGTCCGAAGCCTTCTTGA
- the LOC104707427 gene encoding putative F-box protein At3g23950 encodes MNIPEATFVVLVRLPLKSIARFRSVCKEWKDLIDSDLFRDHFMSLNSSSVSWSIIQTGPYKLTLEIVGHHGCKTWGLTRSPGYFMSFFVETAIKKLQVLACTDGLVLLYIEAADETPMYYVGNPLLQEWFQVLLPPFLSLEDFERLRMQERFNDCGLVTNMRSGIVVSYKVVLVMSHGGTKVDFAIYSSDTGKWENRNVTCPLHHCWFSHRKSIALNGILHWFSNLNTSFMAYDFYGGNVDDGCRIISFPDSGKHDVLRRYRRTFTTSEGSIVYFNEYHENENRTLRVWRLVEYIDGPEEAWQLLWEVSLVNSMIELLGIDYFPVVMHPLNYEIIYMWCMEKKGMVLFNLRTLAFSLHKENEDDSKCMDGCVLSFNWCSEYMENICGYFCPWFNSSSPNLLLFSQYVLPRWLHRLPRPPPT; translated from the coding sequence atGAATATTCCTGAAGCGACGTTTGTTGTCTTGGTGCGACTTCCGTTGAAAAGCATTGCAAGATTCAGATCAGTGTGCAAAGAATGGAAAGATTTGATCGATTCAGACTTGTTCCGAGATCACTTCATGTCACTCAACTCTTCCTCAGTCTCATGGTCAATCATCCAAACGGGACCTTACAAACTGACACTTGAAATCGTGGGTCATCATGGATGCAAAACATGGGGACTTACTCGTTCTCCGGGATATTTCATGAGTTTCTTTGTCGAGACAGCAATCAAGAAGCTACAAGTCTTGGCTTGCACCGATGGATTGGTCTTGCTTTACATAGAAGCTGCCGATGAAACTCCTATGTATTACGTTGGAAACCCTTTGCTCCAAGAATGGTTTCAAGTCCTGCTCCCTCCTTTCCTCTCTTTGGAAGATTTTGAGAGATTACGGATGCAGGAACGTTTCAACGACTGTGGATTGGTTACGAATATGCGGAGTGGTATCGTTGTGAGTTACAAGGTAGTGTTGGTGATGAGTCACGGTGGTACTAAAGTCGATTTTGCGATTTACTCATCTGATACAGGGAAGTGGGAAAATCGAAATGTGACTTGTCCTCTTCATCATTGCTGGTTTAGTCACCGCAAGTCGATTGCTTTGAATGGGATACTTCACTGGTTTTCAAATCTCAACACTTCTTTTATGGCCTATGATTTCTATGGAGGTAATGTTGATGATGGGTGTCGTATCATATCATTCCCCGATAGTGGAAAACATGATGTGTTACGGCGTTATAGGAGAACCTTTACAACCTCGGAAGGGTCGATTGTGTATTTCAACGAGTACCATGAAAATGAAAACCGCACGTTACGGGTTTGGAGGCTGGTCGAGTACATTGATGGTCCTGAGGAAGCGTGGCAGCTCTTATGGGAAGTCAGCTTGGTTAATTCTATGATCGAGTTGTTAGGTATCGATTATTTCCCGGTGGTTATGCATCCTTTGAACTATGAGATCATCTACATGTGGTGCATGGAAAAGAAAGGTATGGTCTTGTTTAACTTGAGGACATTAGCGTTTAGTCTTCACAAGGAAAACGAAGACGATAGCAAGTGTATGGATGGTTGCGTCTTGAGTTTTAACTGGTGTAGCGAGTATATGGAGAACATATGTGGCTACTTTTGCCCATGGTTTAACTCAAGTAGTCCTAACCTTCTCCTCTTTTCACAATATGTTCTCCCTCGTTGGTTGCACCGGCTCCCTCGTCCTCCACCTACTTAA
- the LOC104789298 gene encoding putative F-box protein At3g23950 has protein sequence MEIIEVTLVNVLLRCPLKSIARFRSVSKEWKTLIDSDFRDLYISFNSSSSVSWSIIQTNPHKLALEIVGHHGCERWGLSRSPGSLVSFFAETTITKLNVLACTDGLVSICAESSDGSPMYYIGNPLLQEWFRIPMLPFPNFERLRKLEQFCDSGLVTKMEKGVVVSYKVVWLLAHEGKVLFMIYSSDTGMWDIQVVTCPHTALLSSQDKSIALNGFLHWLSNLTSSIITYDCYIGHTGVYDECHIVPFPGAVKDNELERFRRSFTTSEGSIVYFNEFCENGNRTLRVWRLVKYSDDPQAWQLFWDVSLASLNQLFGIDYFPVVMHPLKSEIIYLWSRSNKGLILFNLRTKVFSLHKEAEDVRKCMDGCVLSFNWCSEYMESIYKYFLSSVQTDPNLLHFSQYVLPRWLHHFPGPKPT, from the coding sequence atgGAGATTATAGAAGTAACATTGGTCAACGTCTTGCTTCGTTGTCCACTTAAGAGCATCGCGAGATTCAGATCAGTCAGCAAAGAATGGAAAACTCTAATCGATTCAGACTTCAGAGATCTTTACATCTCTTTCAACTCATCTTCGTCAGTCTCATGGTCCATCATCCAAACCAACCCTCACAAGCTTGCTCTTGAAATCGTCGGCCACCATGGATGCGAAAGATGGGGACTTTCTCGTTCTCCAGGATCTCTAGTAAGTTTCTTTGCCGAGACGACGATCACTAAACTAAATGTGTTAGCTTGTACAGATGGGTTGGTCTCGATTTGTGCAGAGTCTAGTGATGGCTCTCCTATGTATTACATAGGGAACCCTTTGTTGCAGGAATGGTTTCGAATCCCTATGCTTCCTTTTCCTAATTTTGAGAGATTAAGGAAGCTTGAGCAATTCTGTGATAGTGGGTTGGTTACAAAGATGGAGAAGGGTGTAGTTGTGAGTTACAAGGTTGTGTGGTTGTTGGCTCATGAAGGTAAGGTCCTGTTTATGATCTACTCGTCTGATACAGGGATGTGGGATATCCAAGTTGTAACTTGTCCCCATACTGCTCTGTTGTCTAGTCAGGACAAGTCGATTGCTTTGAACGGGTTTCTTCATTGGCTTTCTAATCTCACTAGTTCTATTATCACCTACGATTGCTATATAGGTCATACTGGTGTTTATGATGAGTGTCACATCGTACCTTTCCCTGGTGCTGTAAAAGATAATGAGTTAGAGCGTTTTAGGAGAAGCTTTACAACCTCGGAAGGGTCTATTGTGTATTTCAACGAGTTCTGTGAGAATGGAAACCGCACGTTACGGGTTTGGAGGCTTGTCAAGTACAGTGATGATCCTCAGGCGTGGCAGCTCTTTTGGGATGTCAGCTTGGCTTCTTTGAACCAGTTGTTTGGTATTGATTATTTCCCTGTGGTGATGCATCCTTTGAAATCTGAGATCATCTACTTGTGGAGTAGGAGCAACAAAGGTCTGATCCTTTTTAACTTGAGGACAAAAGTGTTTAGTCTTCACAAGGAAGCTGAAGATGTTCGCAAGTGTATGGATGGTTGCGTCTTGAGTTTTAACTGGTGCAGCGAGTATATGGAGAGCATCTATAAATACTTTCTCTCATCAGTTCAAACTGATCCTAACCTTCTCCACTTTTCACAGTATGTTCTCCCTCGTTGGCTGCACCATTTCCCTGGTCCGAAACCTACTTAG